Proteins from a genomic interval of Rubinisphaera italica:
- a CDS encoding DUF1501 domain-containing protein: MNKEISAEKYAGSRRHFLASSAFNLGGLAVSCLAQQASHGAEGTKPPLEPQIFDTQPKPAHQPARAKSMISLWMQGGPSHHDLFDPKPEMSKHDGETYPGELKYDDRANSTSKIFASPWKFAPRGQCGMELSDLIPHTGEIADDITLIRSTHTGVNNHGQSITALNTGRIISGRPSLGSWLTYALGAETRDLPAYLALIDPGQLPVMGTENWSNGWLPALYQGTVIRPQEPRILNLDVPAHLQGAPQARALEFLNHLNQKHLVERPHQNELHARISTYELAAHMQHAAKEALDLSKESKATHQMYGLDDPATKEYGERCLIARRLVERGVRFVQVFTSNQFWDHHSGLTVSLPKACKKVDKPSAALVKDLKQRGLLDETIVHWGGEMGRLPVIENDGAPTKVGRDHNTYGFSMWVAGGGFRAGYTHGATDDFGYKAVENIVNHHDYHATILHLFGLEHERLTFLRNSQEQTLTDAQECRVVKELLT, from the coding sequence ATGAACAAAGAGATTTCAGCCGAAAAATATGCAGGTAGCCGACGTCACTTCCTGGCTAGTTCCGCCTTCAACCTGGGTGGACTGGCGGTTAGCTGCTTGGCCCAGCAAGCCAGTCACGGTGCAGAGGGGACGAAGCCTCCCCTCGAACCGCAAATTTTCGATACGCAGCCTAAACCGGCGCATCAACCTGCCCGCGCCAAATCGATGATCTCCTTATGGATGCAAGGGGGCCCCAGCCATCACGATCTCTTTGATCCCAAACCGGAAATGAGCAAACACGACGGCGAAACCTATCCCGGGGAACTGAAGTACGACGACCGCGCCAATTCCACCTCGAAAATATTCGCATCACCCTGGAAATTCGCGCCCCGTGGCCAATGCGGGATGGAACTTTCCGATCTGATCCCCCACACCGGAGAGATTGCCGACGATATCACGCTTATACGGAGCACTCATACCGGGGTCAATAACCACGGGCAATCGATCACCGCGCTAAACACAGGTCGGATCATTTCCGGTCGACCTTCATTGGGAAGTTGGCTGACCTATGCACTGGGAGCCGAAACACGAGACCTGCCCGCGTATCTGGCTTTGATCGATCCGGGGCAACTTCCAGTGATGGGAACGGAAAACTGGTCGAACGGCTGGCTCCCCGCCCTCTATCAGGGAACAGTGATCAGACCCCAAGAGCCTCGTATTCTGAATCTCGATGTCCCTGCTCATTTACAGGGTGCCCCACAAGCACGGGCCTTGGAATTTTTAAACCATCTGAATCAGAAACATCTTGTTGAAAGACCACATCAGAATGAATTGCATGCGCGCATTTCGACTTACGAACTGGCCGCACACATGCAGCATGCCGCGAAAGAGGCGCTCGACTTATCTAAAGAATCCAAAGCGACTCATCAGATGTACGGCCTCGATGACCCTGCGACCAAAGAATACGGCGAACGTTGTCTCATCGCACGACGGTTAGTCGAACGGGGCGTCCGTTTTGTCCAGGTTTTCACCAGCAACCAATTCTGGGATCATCATTCTGGACTGACCGTGAGTTTGCCGAAAGCGTGCAAAAAGGTCGACAAACCTTCGGCTGCCCTCGTCAAAGATTTGAAGCAGCGCGGCTTGCTCGACGAAACGATTGTGCATTGGGGCGGAGAAATGGGACGCTTGCCCGTGATTGAAAACGACGGTGCCCCCACGAAAGTTGGACGTGATCACAACACGTATGGTTTCAGCATGTGGGTCGCCGGCGGAGGATTTCGAGCCGGGTACACTCATGGAGCAACTGATGATTTTGGTTACAAAGCGGTTGAAAATATCGTGAACCACCACGATTATCACGCTACCATCCTGCATCTATTCGGCCTCGAACATGAACGACTAACGTTTCTGCGAAACAGTCAGGAACAAACATTGACTGATGCTCAGGAATGCCGTGTCGTCAAGGAACTCCTTACATGA
- a CDS encoding PSD1 and planctomycete cytochrome C domain-containing protein yields MKSLIIAGFLGTCLITPLSAEETIVPEAEISYEKQIRPILQAACFHCHGEEAEVDGGLDLRLRRFMVQGGDSGPAIVPGKPDESYLLDRIASGEMPPSGSGHPLSSEQQDLITRWVAQSAPTLRSEPETLAPGMVILPEDQEWWSYQPVTRPELPDVRKPELVEQPIDRFVLHKLEEAGFEFSPLADRKTLIRRACFDLWGLPPTPEMVEEFVKDDQPDAWERLLDRLLANDHFGERWARHWLDVAGYADSEGVTTTDPERKWAWQYRDYVIKSLNKNKPYDLFVQEQLAGDEMVSPPYKNMPPDAIEKLIATGFLRMAPDGTMSKQLDDDLTKNEVVADTVEIVSSIFLGLTVECAQCHEHRYDPIPQADYYRLRAVFEPALNWKKWKTPSQRSISLYTDEDRAKAATIEAEAKKILDERLVKQQEFIDRNYEKELAKLTEAEREIAVAAREIAEKDRTPEQKEIYKKYPSLSITAGSLYLYDKPAADELKKMADAAAELRKTKPEEFFVRALTETASDLTPTFVFNRGDHQQPKEEVKPAGLSILNHVVESQIPDNDPAIPSTGRRLAFAKQLTSGQHPLTARVFANRNWLHLLGRGIVITPSDFGRLGTPPSHPQLLDWLADEFVQQNWDIKKFIKMVMLSHTYQQALSTDTAYLTRDPDIALYGSARLKRIEAEVLRDMVLEISGNLNEKMYGPPVPVMSDPVGQWVIGIENLSAGRPGKVLEMHGEDLRRSVYVQVRRTRPLSIFEVFDNPRMEPNCELRSFSTVAPQSLMLMNGDFIMQQAKDFASLLNTEYKEDNPQKINQLWQRVYARLPDQSELADAQQFLVEQQETLAERAGKDDDPALLALANLCQILLSSNEFLYID; encoded by the coding sequence ATGAAATCGCTAATAATCGCTGGATTTCTGGGAACCTGCCTGATTACTCCTTTGTCTGCAGAGGAGACGATAGTCCCGGAGGCGGAGATCTCCTACGAAAAACAGATCCGTCCGATTCTGCAAGCGGCTTGCTTTCATTGTCATGGGGAAGAAGCAGAAGTAGACGGTGGACTGGATCTGCGTCTTCGCCGTTTTATGGTGCAGGGCGGTGATTCAGGACCTGCAATTGTTCCCGGGAAACCGGACGAAAGTTATCTGCTCGATCGCATTGCGAGCGGTGAAATGCCTCCCTCAGGATCAGGTCATCCCCTCTCTTCCGAACAACAGGATCTGATCACCCGCTGGGTTGCTCAATCGGCTCCCACGCTCCGTTCCGAACCGGAAACTTTGGCACCGGGGATGGTCATTCTGCCTGAAGATCAGGAATGGTGGTCCTATCAGCCAGTCACCCGTCCGGAACTTCCGGACGTCCGCAAGCCTGAATTGGTCGAGCAGCCGATTGATCGATTCGTATTGCACAAACTGGAAGAGGCTGGTTTTGAATTCTCGCCTCTTGCGGATCGTAAAACGCTTATCCGTCGCGCCTGTTTCGATTTGTGGGGCTTACCCCCAACACCCGAAATGGTCGAGGAATTCGTGAAGGATGATCAGCCAGACGCCTGGGAGCGTTTGCTCGACCGCCTGCTGGCTAACGACCATTTTGGAGAACGTTGGGCTCGTCACTGGCTCGATGTCGCTGGCTATGCAGATTCGGAAGGAGTGACAACAACCGATCCCGAACGCAAATGGGCCTGGCAGTATCGCGACTATGTGATTAAATCACTGAATAAAAACAAGCCCTACGATTTGTTTGTTCAAGAACAGTTGGCGGGGGACGAAATGGTGTCTCCGCCTTACAAAAATATGCCTCCCGACGCGATCGAAAAGTTGATTGCCACCGGGTTTTTGCGAATGGCCCCCGATGGCACGATGTCTAAACAGCTCGACGACGATCTGACAAAAAACGAAGTTGTGGCCGATACTGTGGAAATTGTCAGCAGCATTTTTCTCGGCTTAACTGTCGAATGTGCTCAGTGCCATGAACATCGTTACGATCCGATACCGCAAGCGGATTACTATCGTTTGCGAGCCGTCTTCGAGCCAGCATTGAACTGGAAGAAATGGAAAACGCCCAGCCAGCGGAGCATTTCTTTATATACCGACGAAGATCGCGCCAAAGCGGCTACGATTGAAGCAGAGGCGAAGAAAATACTCGATGAACGCCTGGTGAAACAGCAGGAATTTATCGATCGCAACTACGAAAAAGAATTGGCCAAGTTGACCGAAGCCGAGCGTGAAATTGCCGTCGCTGCTCGTGAAATTGCCGAAAAGGATCGCACGCCTGAACAAAAAGAAATATATAAAAAATACCCCAGTCTCAGCATCACTGCCGGTTCCCTGTATTTGTACGACAAACCGGCAGCCGACGAATTGAAGAAAATGGCCGATGCTGCTGCCGAACTCCGCAAAACCAAGCCGGAAGAATTTTTCGTTCGTGCATTAACCGAAACCGCCAGTGATTTAACTCCCACTTTTGTTTTTAACCGTGGTGACCATCAACAACCCAAAGAAGAGGTCAAACCGGCTGGGCTTTCGATTTTGAATCACGTTGTGGAATCGCAAATTCCCGATAACGATCCTGCGATCCCTTCTACAGGACGCAGGCTCGCATTCGCTAAGCAGTTAACCTCCGGTCAACATCCGTTGACTGCGCGTGTGTTTGCCAACCGTAATTGGCTGCATCTGCTCGGTCGTGGAATTGTCATTACGCCGTCCGATTTTGGTCGACTCGGGACTCCTCCCTCGCATCCTCAACTCCTTGATTGGTTAGCTGATGAATTCGTGCAGCAAAACTGGGATATCAAAAAATTCATCAAAATGGTCATGCTGAGCCACACTTATCAACAGGCACTTTCAACAGATACTGCCTACTTGACCAGAGATCCCGATATCGCCTTGTATGGCAGTGCACGACTGAAGCGGATTGAAGCGGAAGTTCTGCGCGATATGGTCCTGGAAATTAGTGGAAACTTGAACGAGAAAATGTATGGCCCGCCCGTACCGGTCATGTCTGATCCGGTTGGACAGTGGGTGATTGGCATTGAAAACCTGAGTGCCGGACGGCCTGGAAAAGTGCTCGAAATGCATGGGGAAGATTTGCGACGCAGTGTCTATGTGCAGGTTCGTCGCACCCGTCCGCTTTCGATTTTCGAAGTCTTTGATAATCCTCGTATGGAACCGAACTGCGAACTTCGCAGTTTCTCGACCGTCGCACCACAATCGCTCATGCTGATGAACGGCGACTTCATAATGCAACAGGCCAAAGATTTCGCCTCCTTATTGAATACCGAGTATAAAGAAGATAACCCTCAGAAAATTAATCAGCTGTGGCAGCGCGTATATGCTCGTCTTCCCGACCAGTCAGAATTGGCAGACGCACAACAGTTTCTGGTTGAACAGCAGGAAACATTGGCTGAGCGAGCAGGGAAGGACGATGATCCTGCATTGCTCGCGCTGGCGAACTTGTGCCAGATTCTCCTGAGCTCTAACGAGTTTCTCTACATTGATTAA
- a CDS encoding DUF1501 domain-containing protein has protein sequence MIPASHLSDLMGSLSNQTRRHFFRNCGLGIGAAALGELERPTTASAQSDSKQSGLPHHAPQAKAIIFLFMAGGPSQLDLFNDKPALRKHHGELPPASFLEGKRFAFLKGNETLLGSPRTFGRYGECGQEISDLLPHHRAIADDVCWLHGMQSDVFNHGPAKIFLNTGSPQPGRPSMGSWLTYGLGSETKDLPGFVVLQSGPRGPRGGSALWSSGFLPTTYQGVPFRNGPEPILNLSSPAGITREQERNFVDTVSDMNRINLEAVGDSEISTRISAYEMAYQMQSSAPDLMDLSQETETTLKKYGAEPGKPSFANNCLLARRLVERGVRFIQLYHTNWDHHGGPTENLEEHLPDICREVDQSSATLVRDLKERGLLDETIVVWGGEFGRTPMGEVRQNTGRDHHIDAYSMWAAGGGFSPGLIHGKTDELGFGVDEKPKHVHDLQATILHQMGIDHERLTYRFQGRDFRLTDVHGHVLHDLLS, from the coding sequence ATGATTCCTGCATCGCATCTGAGTGACCTGATGGGAAGCCTTAGCAATCAAACCCGTCGGCATTTCTTTCGAAATTGTGGGCTGGGGATTGGAGCTGCTGCTCTCGGCGAATTGGAGAGGCCGACAACTGCATCGGCTCAGTCAGACTCAAAGCAATCTGGCTTGCCGCATCATGCCCCTCAAGCAAAAGCGATTATTTTTCTATTCATGGCCGGAGGTCCGAGCCAGCTCGACCTGTTTAATGATAAGCCCGCATTACGGAAACATCATGGTGAGCTTCCCCCTGCCAGTTTTCTGGAAGGTAAGCGATTTGCGTTTCTCAAGGGAAATGAAACTCTGCTGGGCAGTCCCCGAACATTCGGACGTTATGGAGAATGCGGGCAGGAAATTTCCGACTTGTTGCCTCACCATCGTGCAATCGCCGACGATGTCTGCTGGTTGCACGGAATGCAATCGGACGTATTCAATCATGGACCGGCAAAGATTTTTTTGAATACCGGATCTCCTCAACCTGGAAGACCGAGCATGGGTTCCTGGCTCACCTACGGTCTTGGCAGCGAGACAAAGGATCTCCCGGGTTTTGTCGTACTGCAATCCGGGCCGCGCGGTCCCCGGGGTGGTTCGGCGCTGTGGTCAAGCGGTTTCCTACCAACCACTTATCAGGGAGTTCCTTTCCGCAACGGCCCGGAACCGATTCTTAATTTGTCCAGCCCTGCAGGTATCACGCGTGAACAGGAGCGAAATTTTGTCGATACCGTTTCAGACATGAACCGTATCAATTTGGAAGCCGTTGGAGACTCAGAAATCTCGACTCGAATTTCAGCCTATGAAATGGCTTATCAAATGCAATCGAGTGCCCCCGACCTGATGGATCTTTCACAAGAGACAGAAACCACACTCAAAAAGTATGGAGCCGAACCGGGCAAGCCTTCCTTTGCAAATAATTGCCTGCTCGCACGTCGACTCGTGGAACGTGGTGTTCGCTTTATTCAGCTATATCACACGAACTGGGACCACCACGGTGGACCGACTGAAAACCTGGAAGAACATCTGCCTGATATCTGCCGGGAAGTCGATCAATCGTCCGCTACACTTGTACGGGATTTAAAAGAACGAGGTCTGCTGGATGAAACGATTGTCGTTTGGGGCGGAGAATTTGGCCGCACACCAATGGGCGAAGTCCGCCAAAACACTGGTCGCGATCATCACATCGATGCTTATTCCATGTGGGCCGCCGGCGGTGGCTTTTCCCCAGGATTAATTCACGGTAAGACTGATGAACTCGGCTTTGGAGTTGATGAAAAACCAAAACATGTTCACGATTTGCAGGCGACAATACTTCATCAAATGGGCATCGACCATGAGCGTCTCACCTACCGCTTCCAAGGTCGAGATTTCCGCCTGACCGACGTGCACGGGCATGTTCTGCATGATTTATTATCGTAG
- a CDS encoding PSD1 and planctomycete cytochrome C domain-containing protein, whose amino-acid sequence MSNTCFKCHGPDEQTRSADLRLDTHEGATADLRGYRAIVAGDPDSSEAMRRILSDDPDLMMPPPDSGRELSGQQKEQFANWISSGANYEQHWSFKPIKSPPVPASENGADGNSIHPIDAFIRRRLESLQLTPSQKASPSTLIRRVSLDLIGLPPKAEDAKDYISSESPEKYLELVDRLLASPHYGEKWGRHWLDQARYADSNGYTVDSPRSIWLYRDWVINAFNDDMPFDEFTLQQLAGDLLPNPTPEQLIATGFHRNTLVNQEGGSDKEQFRNEAVVDRTNTTGAVWLGLTVGCAQCHTHKYDPLTHTEYYRLFAFFNHTQDVNSISPQLQVPSDQQREQLAELNEKFRSATAAVKARKQQLDSTISEPISTESIWTAITPENSTSAGGAILTVLPDGSVLASGTNPNSEEYTVTFTSPLAQISAIKLETLIDPSLPKQGPGRASNGNFVLHEVDLKTTEQIAQWVDATADHSQNQFPIKNAIDGNLKTGWAINVTKGNMNMNREAIIYCQPLKSNADKQEFQLTLTMANPQYSIGRFRLLISAADHQLLGLPDPELTRLTQIQTSLEADQKKLIQSIPTTMIMSELKIPRESHRLIRGDFLRKAEPVTPGTPDFLPGINSRQNSESPLMTRLDLARWLTQKDNPLTARVTVNRIWMQLFGRGLVETENDFGLQSTPPTHPELLDWLASEFMTSGWSVKHLIRLIVTSKTYQQASEAREDAFRVDPLNKYLARQSRIRLDAELIRDAGLTVSDLLTERIGGPSVYPPQPDGVYTFTQVNSSWPTSKGEDRYRRGMYTFFKRSAPHPLLSTFDTPSFNTTCTRRDRSNTPLQSLTVANDPAFFEMAQSLGRRISTAPGTWDERLQYAFLICFSRKATNSELNRINTYFDSQEKVFDQDQKLRATIIGQRDDGKPVTSEQAAWVMVARVLINLDEFITRQ is encoded by the coding sequence TTGTCGAATACCTGTTTCAAATGTCATGGTCCAGATGAGCAGACCCGATCCGCCGATTTACGGTTGGATACTCATGAGGGAGCCACAGCGGATTTAAGAGGATATCGAGCCATTGTTGCCGGGGATCCAGATTCCAGCGAAGCAATGCGTCGCATTCTTTCAGACGATCCCGATCTCATGATGCCTCCGCCAGATAGCGGTCGAGAACTATCCGGGCAACAAAAAGAGCAATTTGCGAATTGGATTTCCAGTGGTGCAAACTATGAACAACACTGGTCTTTCAAGCCGATCAAGTCTCCACCTGTCCCAGCCTCAGAGAATGGAGCGGACGGGAATTCAATTCATCCTATCGATGCTTTTATTCGTCGCCGGCTAGAGTCACTGCAGTTGACTCCATCTCAAAAGGCGTCCCCCTCGACATTGATCCGCCGCGTTTCACTCGACTTGATTGGCTTGCCTCCCAAGGCTGAAGATGCGAAGGATTATATTAGCAGCGAGTCGCCAGAGAAATATCTGGAACTGGTCGACCGTCTGCTCGCAAGTCCCCACTATGGCGAAAAATGGGGACGACACTGGCTCGATCAAGCTCGATACGCCGATAGCAATGGCTACACCGTCGATTCCCCTCGATCAATCTGGCTCTATCGTGACTGGGTGATCAATGCTTTCAATGACGATATGCCATTCGACGAATTTACTCTTCAACAGCTCGCCGGCGATCTCCTGCCGAACCCAACGCCAGAGCAGTTGATAGCGACTGGTTTTCACCGCAACACGTTGGTCAATCAAGAAGGAGGATCTGACAAAGAGCAGTTCCGGAATGAAGCTGTTGTCGATCGAACGAATACAACAGGAGCGGTCTGGCTCGGATTAACGGTAGGCTGTGCACAATGCCATACCCATAAATATGACCCACTTACTCACACGGAATACTACAGGCTGTTTGCCTTTTTCAATCACACTCAGGATGTCAATTCCATTTCACCACAACTTCAGGTCCCCTCTGACCAGCAACGCGAACAACTGGCAGAATTGAATGAGAAATTCAGGTCCGCAACTGCCGCAGTAAAAGCACGCAAACAACAACTCGACTCAACGATCAGCGAGCCGATTTCGACGGAATCAATTTGGACGGCCATCACACCAGAAAACAGCACGTCCGCTGGTGGAGCCATCCTCACTGTTTTACCAGACGGTTCTGTTCTCGCGTCCGGGACCAATCCGAACTCTGAAGAATATACCGTCACGTTCACATCACCGCTGGCACAGATTTCGGCGATTAAGCTCGAAACACTCATCGATCCTTCATTGCCAAAGCAAGGACCAGGACGAGCCAGCAATGGGAACTTTGTACTCCATGAAGTTGATTTGAAAACAACCGAACAGATCGCTCAATGGGTCGATGCCACCGCGGATCATTCTCAGAATCAGTTTCCAATAAAAAACGCGATTGATGGCAACTTAAAAACCGGCTGGGCAATCAACGTCACTAAGGGAAACATGAACATGAATCGTGAGGCGATAATTTATTGCCAACCCCTCAAGTCGAACGCTGACAAACAGGAATTCCAGTTGACGCTGACTATGGCAAACCCGCAATACAGCATCGGTCGATTCCGGCTGCTGATTTCTGCAGCTGATCACCAATTACTTGGCTTGCCGGACCCGGAATTGACGCGGCTTACTCAAATCCAAACTTCTCTCGAAGCAGACCAGAAAAAACTGATTCAGTCGATCCCGACAACTATGATAATGTCGGAATTAAAAATACCACGGGAATCACACAGATTAATTCGTGGAGATTTTCTCAGGAAGGCAGAGCCAGTAACACCCGGAACTCCTGATTTCTTGCCGGGGATCAATAGTCGACAAAACAGTGAATCTCCTTTGATGACTCGGCTCGATCTGGCACGTTGGTTGACTCAAAAAGATAACCCGCTCACGGCTCGAGTCACCGTTAATCGAATTTGGATGCAGCTGTTTGGCCGTGGGTTGGTCGAAACCGAAAATGACTTCGGACTGCAAAGTACTCCTCCAACTCACCCTGAGTTACTCGATTGGCTCGCCAGTGAATTCATGACAAGCGGCTGGTCGGTTAAGCATCTGATTCGTTTGATCGTCACTTCGAAAACTTATCAGCAAGCTTCGGAAGCCAGGGAAGATGCTTTTCGCGTTGATCCTCTCAATAAGTATCTGGCTCGGCAATCGCGTATTCGGCTCGATGCAGAACTCATTCGAGATGCCGGACTCACGGTTTCAGATTTATTGACTGAAAGAATTGGTGGACCGAGTGTTTACCCGCCTCAACCGGATGGCGTTTACACCTTCACTCAAGTCAACTCCAGTTGGCCCACAAGTAAAGGAGAGGATCGTTATCGACGTGGCATGTACACGTTCTTTAAAAGAAGTGCGCCTCATCCCTTGTTGAGCACATTTGATACTCCATCGTTTAACACAACATGTACTCGTCGAGATCGTTCCAATACACCATTGCAATCACTCACGGTCGCTAACGATCCTGCCTTCTTCGAAATGGCTCAATCGCTCGGAAGGCGGATCTCTACTGCACCAGGGACATGGGACGAACGGTTGCAGTATGCATTTCTAATCTGCTTTTCACGCAAAGCCACAAATTCAGAATTGAATCGAATAAATACTTATTTTGATTCACAAGAAAAAGTATTCGACCAGGATCAGAAACTGAGGGCAACCATTATCGGACAACGCGATGATGGCAAACCAGTTACATCCGAACAAGCCGCATGGGTCATGGTTGCCCGTGTGCTCATCAATTTAGATGAATTTATTACTCGGCAATAA
- a CDS encoding DUF1559 domain-containing protein: protein MSKARLRGFTLIELLVVIAIIAILVALLLPAVQQAREAARRTSCKNNLKQIGLALHNYHDTHSVFPYSTSADGAIESNNNANTSNSTGFTLNHRGWTGLLPFLEQAALFDQFDSRYPAGSYVRTGGTAPAPLVQPESTIQTSGNALVVSTLIPALLCPSDNGRNTYTGNDNTYGIYTNAASAGFTGAKTNYDFSVARYSSSTTSWRDWTSTSRRMFGVYSSCRMRDITDGTSNSVAVAETTLDVKNGVGQTWGYSKWVGNGVDLADSRGINDFRDCCSWTTPPFQNVSKTQLADWGTTGSLHKGGVQVLMGDGSVKFLSENINASTRTNLAYISDGQVLGEL from the coding sequence ATGAGCAAAGCACGTCTGAGAGGGTTCACACTAATCGAACTATTAGTAGTAATCGCGATTATCGCCATCCTGGTTGCACTGTTGTTGCCCGCTGTACAACAGGCCAGAGAAGCTGCCCGTAGAACAAGCTGCAAAAATAATCTGAAACAAATTGGATTGGCATTGCACAACTATCACGATACACACAGTGTTTTCCCTTATAGCACTTCGGCTGATGGTGCCATCGAGAGCAATAACAATGCTAACACATCAAACTCGACCGGTTTTACATTGAATCATCGAGGCTGGACTGGCTTATTGCCTTTCCTCGAACAGGCTGCCTTGTTTGACCAATTCGATTCTCGCTACCCCGCTGGTTCGTATGTCAGAACAGGGGGGACTGCACCTGCTCCTCTGGTGCAACCGGAGTCGACAATTCAAACCAGTGGTAATGCACTTGTTGTCAGCACTTTGATACCAGCTTTACTTTGTCCTTCTGATAATGGACGTAATACCTACACAGGTAACGATAATACATACGGTATTTATACGAACGCAGCATCAGCAGGTTTTACAGGCGCTAAAACTAACTATGACTTCTCCGTTGCCAGGTACAGCAGCAGCACGACATCTTGGAGAGATTGGACGTCAACATCTCGGAGAATGTTTGGTGTCTATTCTTCCTGCCGGATGAGAGACATTACCGACGGTACAAGTAACTCGGTCGCTGTTGCCGAAACAACTCTGGATGTCAAAAACGGCGTAGGTCAAACCTGGGGTTATTCTAAATGGGTCGGCAATGGTGTCGATCTTGCTGACAGCAGAGGCATCAACGACTTTCGTGACTGCTGCAGTTGGACCACTCCTCCATTCCAAAATGTATCCAAAACCCAATTGGCCGATTGGGGGACGACTGGCAGTCTCCATAAAGGAGGCGTACAGGTTCTCATGGGTGACGGATCTGTAAAATTCCTGAGCGAAAATATAAATGCTTCCACTCGTACAAACCTGGCATACATTTCCGATGGCCAGGTCCTGGGCGAATTGTAA